One part of the Podarcis muralis chromosome 3, rPodMur119.hap1.1, whole genome shotgun sequence genome encodes these proteins:
- the SUPT7L gene encoding STAGA complex 65 subunit gamma, translating to MLRYWGEIPVSSSQANRSSFDLLQREFRTVEVQDPLLHQPSANKPKPTTMLDIPSEPCSLTIHTIQLMQHNRRLRSLIALAQSQSQQQAEGIKMEESEPLPTCPGSPPLPDDLLPLDSKIPKMPFQLRHSDPESDFYRGKGEPVMELSWTSCRQLLYQSIATILAHAGFECANESVLETLTDIAHEYCLKFTKLLRFAVDREARLGQSPFPDVMEQVFHEVGIGSVLSLQKFWQHRIKDYHSYMLQVSKQLSEEYEKLVNPEKAAEDMKPVKIKEEPVSDITFPMSEELEGDLASGDQSLPVGVLGAQSERFSANLEAEVSPQTSGGEVNTSPLWNLPVKIEPQESEEGHVHGHHGVLGSDVFEEPMSGMSEAGMPQSPDGSESSYASPSPDSLMGSSPVFNQRSKKKMKKM from the exons ATGCTGCGCTACTGGGGCGAGATCCCCGTCTCGTCCAGCCAAGCCAACCGCAGCTCCTTTGACTTGCTCCAGCGAGAGTTCCGCACTGTGGAGGTCCAGGATCCCCTGCTGCACCAGCCTTCTGCCAACAAGCCCAAGCCCACCACCATGCTGGACATCCCCTCGGAGCCATGCAGCCTCACCATTCACACCATCCAGCTGATGCAGCACAACCGACGGCTGCGCAGCCTCATTGCCCTGGCTCAGAGTCAGAGCCAGCAGCAAGCGGAGGGCATCAAGATGGAAGAAAGCGAGCCTTTGCCCACCTGCCCTGGCTCCCCACCTCTCCCCGATGACTTGCTGCCTCTCGACAGCAAGATTCCCAAGATGCCGTTTCAGTTGCGGCACAGCGATCCAGAAAGCGACTTTTACAG AGGCAAAGGAGAGCCAGTGATGGAGCTGAGTTGGACCTCTTGCCGCCAGCTTCTCTACCAGTCCATTGCCACCATTTTGGCCCACGCGGGCTTCGAGTGTGCCAACGAGAGTGTCTTGGAAACCTTGACAGACATCGCCCACGAATACTGCCTGAAGTTCACTAAGCTGCTGCGCTTTGCTGTGGACCGAGAAGCCCGGCTTGGGCAGAGCCCTTTCCCGGATGTCATGGAGCAGGTCTTCCACGAAGTGGGCATTGGCAGTGTGCTCTCTCTGCAGAAGTTCTGGCAACACCGGATCAAGGATTATCATAGCTATATGCTGCAG GTAAGCAAGCAACTTTCTGAAGAGTATGAGAAGCTTGTGAACCCTGAGAAGGCAGCAGAAGACATGAAACCTGTGAAGATCAAAGAGGAGCCAGTTAGTGACATCACGTTTCCCATGAGTGAGGAGCTGGAGGGGGATCTGGCATCTGGGGACCAGTCTTTGCCTGTGGGAGTGCTTGGAGCTCAGAGTGAGCGCTTCTCAGCCAACCTGGAAGCAGAAGTGTCTCCACAGACTTCAG GTGGCGAAGTGAACACTTCCCCTCTCTGGAACCTTCCGGTGAAAATAGAGCCACAAGAGAGTGAGGAGGGCCACGTCCATGGGCACCACGGGGTCCTGGGCAGCGACGTGTTTGAGGAGCCCATGTCAGGCATGAGTGAAGCTGGTATGCCGCAGAGCCCAGATGGTTCTGAAAGCAGCTATGCTTCTCCTTCCCCTGACAGCCTAATGGGATCATCACCGGTCTTTAACCAACGCAGCAAGAAAAAGATGAAGAAGATGTGA